GGTAATGGTCGCTTCCTGAGCGGTGATAATTGGATCAATCTGTATTGGTCGTTCTTCTCGGTTATTCTGATCATGCTTAGCTATATGCTTTGGAACCGGGGTACATTGCAGCCGATCAAACTACGTCTTCGTGCACTTCGTGGTTTCAAGAAACCTGTGCCAGCGGTTGTGGCAATCTTGGCTCTTATAGGTTTTGCGGCATCTGGTCGTTACATCTACTATAATACCAATATTCTGAATGATTATCTGACTGGTGATGATATTGAAGAACTGCGCGCAGAGTATGAAGAGAAGTATCGTCAGTATGAAGATCTTCCAATGCCGCGTATCGTCGATGTGAAAATTGATGTGGATCTTTACCCATACAAGCGCCGTGTGGAAACACGTGGTAAGCAGGTTCTGAAGAATAAAACGGGTGAAGTTATCAACACAGTTCACATGGTGTTCCCAGGTGGTATAGATGAAATCCCGATGGTAGAGCTTGAAGGCGGTTCCATTGAAAGCATCGACGAAGATTATAGCTATTATATCTTCAAGATGGATGAACCTATCCAGCCGGGTGAAGAGCGTAAGCTTGCTTTCGAAACCATCATCCAGCAGCGTGGATTCCGTCATTCAGGTGCGGATGTAACGCTGGTTCGTAATGGTACTTTCATCAACAATGGTAATATCACACCAACAATTGGCTTCAGCCGTGGTTTGATGATTCAAGACCGTAACACCCGCCGCAAGCGGGGGCTTGAACCATTACCGCGTACACCTAAGCTTGAGGATGAAAGCCAGTATAGCACTAACTATATCTCCAGCGATTCTGATTTTGTGACGTTTGAAACAACTGTTTCAACGGTTGCTGACCAGATCGCTGTGGCACCTGGTTACCTTCAAAAGGAGTGGGCAGAAGGTGATCGCCGTTATTTCCACTATACGATGGATGCGCCGATTCTGAATTTCTACAGCTATCTCTCAGCTGATTATACAGTTGTAAGGGATGAAGTAGACGGTGTTGATATCGAAGTGTATCACCATGCACCTCACACCTATAATGTGAACCGCATGATTGAAAGTGTGAAAGATAGCATTCGCTATTTCAGTAAAGCTTTCAGCCCGTATCAGCATAAGCAGCTTCGTATTCTGGAATTCCCGGCATACCGTTCATTTGCTCAGGCATTCCCGAATACAGTACCGTATTCAGAAGGTATCGGCTTTATTGCTGACCTGTCTGATCCGAATGCGATTGATCTTGCGTATTATGTGACAGCACACGAAGTGGCACACCAGTGGTGGGCGCATCAGGTGATGTCTGCCAATACACAGGGTGGTACGGTGCTTGTGGAAACACTGGCGCAGTACGGTGCAATGCTGGTGATGGAACAGAAATATGGTCCGCACCAGATGCGTAAATTCCTGAAGTATGAGCTTGATCGTTATCTTCGTGGTCGTTCCAGCGATCCTGAAGGTGAATTGCCGCTATACCGTGTTGAGAACCAGCAATATATCCATTACCGCAAAGGTTCAGTGGTTATGTATGCGCTTAAGGATTATCTCGGTGAAGAGGTGGTTAACCGTGCATTATCACGTTTGATCGAAGAACGTGGTTTCAGCGGTGAGCCTTATGCAACAACGCTTGATCTGCTTCGCATTCTCAAGGAAGAAGCAGGGCCAGAACATGAGCAGCTGATTGAAGATCTGTTTGAGAGAATTACTCTCTTTGATTTGAAGGCTGATGGTGTGACGGTTACGCCAATGGAGGACGGTAAGTATAAGGTTGTTATGACCATTGATGCAGCGAAATTTGAAGCTGATAATGTAGGTAATGAAACAGACCTTACACTGAACGATCTTGTGGATATTGGTGTCTTCACTGCACGCCCTGATGATGCAGGTTTTGGTGCTGAAAATGTGCTTTATCTTCAGAAGCAGCGTATTACCGCAGACACCAAGACCATTGAAATTATCGTGGACGGTAAACCAGCATTTGTGGGGATTGACCCATATAATAAACTGGTGGACCGTAACTCCAACGATAACATCAAAGAAGTTGTGGAAGAGCAGTTGGTGGATGCAGGTTAGTATCCTTTCTACATGCTAGAAAAAGAACCCTCGGCCAAAAATGGCCGGGGGTTTTGTATTTTATGGCCATGCTACAGTCATTTTGAACTTGCATAAATTAACATATCCAATATTCTGGATATATGGATAAAAATGATTCTTTAAAAGCGTTAAATGCTCTGTCTAACGAGACACGGCTTGATGTATTCCGCCTTCTGGTAAAGGCGGGTGAAGCTGGTATGCCAGCTGGTGCAATTTCGGAAGAGCTAGGTATTGTGCAAAACACAATGTCTTCCGGTCTTTCTATTCTCGCCGCAGCAGGGCTTATCCGTGGTGATCGGGAAGGGCGGTCTATCCGTTATTACGCGGAGATGGATGGCATGCGCGGCTTACTGGCGTTTTTGATGGAAGACTGTTGTGGCGGCAATCCAGAAACCTGTGCGCCGCTTCTTAGTGAATTAACCCCCAAGTGTTGATCGGATTTACTCATGGCAACTGATACTGTTATGCCAACTGAAGCGCCTGCTGGCGGCATTGGTTTCTTTGAAAAGTGGCTTTCTCTGTGGGTGGCGATTTGTATTGCTGCGGGCATTGGGTTGGGTAGCTTTTTCCCAAGCGTTTTTGAAACGCTTGCAAGCCTTGAATATGCGTCCGTGAACCTGGTGGTGGCCGTACTTATTTGGGCAATGGTTTATCCGATGATGGTGAATGTGGATTTCGCCAGTCTTCGGTATATTGGGGATCGTCCTAAAGGCCTTGTGGTTACTATTCTTGTAAACTGGCTAGTGAAGCCCTTCAGCATGGCAGCCCTTGGTGTGTTGTTCTTTGAAGGCGTGTTCGCGGATATGATCAGCCCTTCAGATGCGCAGGAATATATCGCTGGTTTGATCCTTTTGGGTGCTGCGCCTTGTACGGCAATGGTGTTTGTCTGGAGCCAGATGACAAAAGGGGATGCGACATACACCTTGGTGCAGGTTTCCGTAAATGATGTGATTATGATCTTCGCCTTCGCCCCGATCGTGGCATTCTTGCTTGGCGTGACAGATATCACTGTGCCGTGGGATACGCTTCTGATCTCTGTGGGGCTTTATGTGATTATTCCGCTTGCCGCGGGTGCTCTCACCCGGAAGGTGTTGATTAAAAACGATGGTAATACCTCAGCCGTTGATAAGTTCACGGGTTCTGTGAAGCCTTTCTCAATCATTGGCTTATTAGGTACCGTCGTATTGCTCTTTGGTTTTCAGGGGCAGATTATTTTAGAAAGGCCCGTTCTGATAGCCATTATTGCGGTTCCGCTTCTCATACAGTCCTACGGCATTTTTATTATTGCATACGGTGCAGCGTGGTTGTGGCGCATTCCGTTTAATGTGGCGGCACCTTGTGCACTTATCGGTACATCCAACTTTTTTGAACTTGCTGTTGCTGTGGCGATCAGTCTCTTTGGACTTCATTCTGGTGCGGCGTTGGCAACAGTGGTTGGTGTGCTTGTAGAAGTACCGGTAATGCTGTCGCTTGTAGCACTTGCAAACGCAACACGTGGTTATTTTGCAGCTGAGTAATAAGGGTTTTGGTTAGGAGTTTGATCATGTCTGAATTTGATATGCAGAATATTCACGAAGATAGTTGGAAGACCATTGATGAAACGGCATTGTTTGCTCCTGATCAGGTAGGGCATAAGCCTAGAATTCTGCTGCTTTATGGATCGCTTAGAAAGCGTTCGTTTAGCCGGTTGGTTACAGAGGAAGCAGCTCGCATTCTAGAGCGCTTCGGGGCTGAGGTAAAAACCTTCAATCCAAGCGGGCTTCCACTTCCTGATGATGATGTAGATGAAAGCCACGAAAAGGTTCAAGAACTGCGTGATATGGTGCAGTGGAGTGAAGGCATGGTGTGGTGTTCACCAGAGCGCCACGGCAGCATGACAGGGATTATGAAGTCTCAAATTGATTGGATACCGCTTTCTCTTGGTGCTGTAAGACCAACACAGGGTAAAACATTAGCTGTTATGCAGGTGTGCGGTGGTTCACAGTCCTTCAATGCTGTGAACCAGCTCCGCATCCTTGGGCGCTGGATGCGCATGATTACTATTCCGAACCAATCTTCTGTAGCGAAAGCTTTTCTTGAGTTTGATGATAACGATCGCATGAAGCCTTCTGGTTATTACGACCGTATTGTGGATGTGATGGAAGAACTGGTTAAATTCACGCTGTTGACACGTGGTCGTTCTGATTATCTGGTGGATAGATACAGTGAGCGTAAAGAAAGCGCTGAAGAGCTAATGGCTAGAGTGAATCAGCGTAAATTGTAGGCATTTTGCAATCTAAACCATGTAAACGATCCTTGCATTTCAAGTGTGATTTAGACAGTATCACGCGGTTGTTCAGTGGTCAGGGATCGTTTCATGTTGAAGGCTTTTCAGCTTTTCTTTTCTATGATGTCTTTGCTTGTGCTGGAGTACACAGCACATGCAGATGATAAAATTACTATCGCTATTGATGGCGGTATCCCTCCTTATGTTTACCCTGATAGTAAAGAGGGTATCGACGTTGATATCATAAGGAAAGCTGCGGAACTTGGCGGGCTTTCAATTGATTTTCTCGTTTCTCCTTATAACCGAGTTGAGCGCCTTTTAATTGATAAGAAGGTTCAGGCTGCAGTTAGTTATACTCCGAATTCAGCCTACGGTGCGGTTTCCATGCCTATTCGGTATTGGCATGATGGGCTTATCATTCGGCGCGGTGTGGATTTCTCCAGAGAGAACTGGGGAAACCTGAAATGGGGAACTTTCCCCGCCGTAGAAGCTTCTTTGGGTGAAGAAATCAGAGAGTTGTTGCCTTACCTAAAAGCAGCAGAAATCATTGATAATACTCCTCAAGCCACCCGAATGATGCATGCAGGCCGGATGGATGCATATGTGGGAGATTTGGTTGCGTTCAAACATTATTTTGAAGGCCTGCGATCTGAAGAGGGTGGCGAGGATTTTGAAGTTATCCAGATTTACAAGCCTGTTCCTTATTATTTGATGTTTGTGAAACCTGCTAACAGAGACGCCTTTAACCGTGGTTTAAAAACTCTAAAAGAGAGCGGCCAGTATGATTGGATATGGGCGAAGCATATCTTGTTTGGCATTCAATCGGCGCAATTTTAAGCTCTTTTTTCTCGTAAAAATAGCATTATCTATTGGTTTAAATCCTATAGGTTATAGCCTTAGTGTGATCATATAACCTTGGATTGTGTACTTTGTTGCGCAATTGTCACAAAATGTGAAACATATGTAAAAAACAAAGACATATATTCTCATATTATGTCGTAATTTATTGGCGCTACTGTCTTTTCCCTCGCATAGTTTTTTCCGTGATGCACCGCTTGGTGGGGAGTGGCCGAATGGCGTGTATCTGTGTGCATAAAAATGAAAAACTAAAAACAAACTAAGAAGGTAGGATCCTATGAAAAAGCATACAGCTGTCTGCATGAAAAGTGTTTCAGCGATTGCGTTGATGGCAACTGGTTTAATAGCCCCCTCTGTTGCCGCTCAGGATGAATATTCGCTCGAAGAAATCGTTGTAACTGCAACAAAACGCGCGTCCAGTATTCAAGACGTTCCATTCTCTATTAATGCCCAGTCACAGGCCGATATTCAGCGTTCCGGTGCGAAAAATATTGAGGACCTTTCAAGGAATATTGCTGGTCTTACGATCCAGAATTTAGGCCCAGGCCAAAGTCAGGTTTCCATCCGCGGTGTATCTGCGGGCCAGATTGTGCGTGACCAGCCGGGTGTTAAAGAGCAGGTTGGTGTGTACTTGGACGAATCTGTGATCTCGCTCTCACTCTTTACGCCAGATCTGGATTTTTATGATCTGAACCGTGTTGAAACACTTCGTGGCCCTCAAGGGACTTTATTCGGTTCTGGCTCTATTGGTGGTACGATCCGTTACATCACAAACCAGCCAAATGTTGAAGAATTTGAAGGTAGCGCTGAAATTGACCTGAACCAGATTGATGGTGGTGGTTTTGGTGGTTCCGCTAAAGGTATGATTAACGTGCCATTCGGTGATGGTTTAGGTGCGTTCCGCGCGGTTGCTTACCATACCGAATATGGTGGTTATATCGATGCAATCCGTGAAGGTGGTACGATTGATGAAAATGTAAACAGCGGTAACCGCACGGGTGGTCGTCTGGCATTTACATTCAAACCTTCAGATACGGTGACTATTACCCCTCGCATTATTTACCAAGAGATTGATACAGATGGCTTTAACCGTCAGGAAGTATTTAATCTCTATGCAAATCCATTCACAGATGCATCTGCTGAAGGTGGCCGCGCACCGGTAACTTTTGAAGAACGCCAGCAGTTCCTTCTGCTTGATGAAGGCTTTAAAGATGAAACATTGATTGCAGACCTGAATATTGAAGTTGGATTTGATGGCTTTGATGTAACAGCAATTTCTAGCTATACAGACCGTGATATTCTTGTAAGCCGTGATGCAAGCGCGCTTACGGGTAGTGTATCTGTAGATCTTGGTTTCCCTGATGAAGCTGTTCTGCTCCCATCCAATCTTCGGGATTCTACAAAAGTAGAGCAGTTCACGCAGGAACTTCGTTTCTCGTCAAATGGTGATGGCCCATTCCAGTGGATTATTGGTGGTTTCTATTCAAACACTGATCGTTTCTATCAGCAGTTCCTTCCAACACCAGGCTATGATGCATTCACAGATCAAGTATTAGGTGCTGGTACAGCTGAGGCAACACGTGCTGGCGTTGGGCCTGCGGATTCTCCGTTCTTCTCTGAGCTACCGTACACGCTTGAACAAATCGCTGTATTTGGTGAGGTAAGTTACGATGTAACCGACCGCTTAAACATTACTGTGGGTGGTCGTTACTATGATTATGATGAAGAACGTGAAATTGATCAGGTTGGCCTATTCGGTTCTGGTACAGTTGATCAGGTAGATTCTACGTCCTCAAACGGTTTCACACCTCGTTTCCTTTTGAGCTATGACCTGACTGAAGAAGTAACTTTGAATGCACAGGCATCTAAAGGCTTCCGTCTTGGTGGTGTAAATGATCCACTGAACACCCCGCTATGTAACCCGGAAGATTTGGATACATTCGGTAGTTTCCAGAACTATGATGATGAAACGCTTTGGAACTATGAAGTAGGTGTGAAAGTTAACACTGGTAATATCTCCTTCAATGCTGCTGCATTCTATAACGATATCTCCAATCTTCAGGTAACACTTGATGCGGGCTCATGTTCTTCTCGTATTACCTTTAACGTTGAAGAGGCTCACACACTTGGTGTGGAGGCTGAATTCAAGGCACGTCTGTTTGATGGTTTTGATGTATCTTTCGCGGGTAGTGTTCTAGAGGCAGAGTTTGACTCTACTGTAACAAGTGCTGGCGCTGTTCTTGGTGGCGTGCGTGAAGGTAACCGCCTGGCGTCAACACCAGAATATAACTTCGGTACAACAGCAAGCTATACATTCCCGTTCGAGATTGCGGGTGACGGTGTTGAAGCATATGTAGCGGGTACATTCTCTGTACGCGGTAGTATCTTTACACAGCCATCTGATCAGGAAGCGTCTGGTGATTTCGTGTCGAACCTAGCGTTTGGTGGCGCTTCTGGCACGGATGTGACATCCGTAGACCTTGAGCTGGATTCATATAAAACTGCGAACCTGAGCTTCGGTATCTTCAAAGATGAATGGGAATTTGTTCTCTATGTGAATAACATCTTTGATGAAAACGCGAATCTCTCGTTTGATCGTGAGCGTGGTGGCCGTGCCCGTCTTGGCTTCCGTACGAACCAACCACGTACATTTGGTGCAGTTTACCGCATCAACTTCTAAATAGGTCGAATAGAAAAATAAGAGGGCGGTGCCAATTGGTGCCGCCTTTTTCTTTTGCCTGTTTCACGCGCGTGTAATAGTTGCTTGTATCAATTCAGGAAATATAGATGCGGGAAATACTATGCCAAAAAATCCATATATTGCCGTTATCAGTAATCCTGCCGCTGGACAGCGGAGTGGGCCTTTTCTGTGGGGGGTTATTAATCGCCTTAAGAAGAAAGGCGCTAAAGTTGATCTTATTGTAACTGAGGCACCAGGCCATGCCGTGAAACTGGCAGCTGATTTGAGTACCGAGGGCAGCGTAGATTTAATAGTGGCTGCAGGTGGCGATGGTACGCTTAGAGAAGTGGCTGAAGGGTTAAACGGTAGCGATGTACCGCTTGGTATTATTCCGGCTGGTACAGCTAATGTGATGGCGCGGGAACTCGGCTATATGAAAAAAGGCGTAAAATCCGTTAAGCGCGTTTCTAAAATCCTTCTGAAAAATCGAAAACGTCCTGTTTATCCATTTCAACTTGCTCATGAAGGTAAAAGCACCATCGGCCTTTGTTGGCTGGGAGCCGGGTTTGATGCTGCAGTTCTGCAGTATGTAAACCCGTGGATGAAATCGAAGATTGGCAGGGCTGCGTTTGCACCTGCTATGATCAAAACTATGATTAAAGAGCCTCGCAAGCCTTCGGTACCGTGGCAATCGGGTGATACAACAGGGGTGGCAGGTTGGATCATCCTTGCAAATATTGCGAAATATGCTGGGCCTTTTGTGCTTACTGAGAAAACGGCCGTAGATCAGCGGGGATTAGCTTGGTTGCGGTTTAAAAAGGTCGGGGCGATCGCGCGTCTTGTTGATCAAATACTATTACCTTTCAAGCCTCTTGATGTTCGAGGTGAAACACAAGAACTGTTGTCAGGGGAGGTAATAATTGGTGATGGTAATACACCTATTCAATTGGATGGTGATTTGATCGGGTTTGGCCCGGTATCGGTTCAGTCGCAGGAAAAGCCGATTATGTTCAAGGCAGGAGAAGTTAATTCACGCTCTTGAACAGTCGCCGATCAAAATATTTGAGCATTGTCTTTAAATCTCTACCACGTTTTAAAATCTGGTTGTTCATCCCTAGGATACGCCACATACCTTGTTTTCCGGCAAGTGCTGGTTCTTTGATAATACGATAAAGCGGCATTTCACTGGCTCTGCGGTGGATTGAGAAAATTGCCATGTCGTCTAGGTGATCAATTGCATAATCATGCCATTCACAGGCAGCAACCATTTTGCCATATACATTCAGGATTTGATTAAGTTCTTGCCGCATAAAATACACGGTTTTTGAAGGCTTTTTTATCGAGCTATGAGATTGCTCAAAGGCAGGGTGAAATGATGCGCTAGTTTCGTCCATGGATGCTCCTTTGTATTAAATTTGCTCTAAAATGCGATAATACGCAAGAAAACTGCGATAAGTGGGGTTTAAATCAGGTTGACCCATCCCTATCTCAATGGGATAAATAAGAAGGCCGATAAAAAAAGTAACAGTACGGCTTAAACACATATTGCGAGGATTTGACCCATGAAGAATAGCGTATTCTTACGTCGTAGCTTGTTTGGTATGGCTGCCGCTGGTGTGGTAGCTGCGTCATTCATTTCAACAGGCGGCAATGCGACATATGCCGACATGGTTTCTGAAACCAGAGATCTTGAAGCATTCACAAAAATCACCATCCTTGGTGCTGCCGAACTAGACGTTACTGCAGGCAAAAGCCAGGAAGTAACTGTGCGCACAGAGGATGATTTCCTTGAGGAAGTTGAGACATATGTAAAGAACGGTACGCTTTACATTGATATGCGTGAGAAAGACCGCCGTCGCCGCTTCTGGGATAATGTTGACGTAGAAGTTAAAATCAATGTTGAAAACCTTGAGGCTATTGAAGTGCTTGGCGCGATTGATGGTGACTTCAATGATATTGATGCTGAAAACTTTGATATTGAAATCAAAGGTGCAGCTGATCTGGATATTGAAGGCACATGCGGCACGCTTAACCTTGATGTAAAAGGTGCTGGTGACATTGATGCAAAGAACTTTGAGTGTTCAAGTGTTGAAGTGCAGGTAAAAGGCGCTGGTTCTGCAAGCGTTTTTGCAAAAGAAGATATTGATGCCGACGTAAGTGGTGTTGGTTCGATTTCTATTTATGGCGAGCCGGCAAAGGTGCGTAAGCATGTTGGCGGTATCGGTTCAATCAGCATTAAATAACCAGCGACATTGAGGGGAAATACAATGAAATTCATCAAATCAGCAGCAGTAGTTGCAGCACTATCAGCCGTTTCTTTGACAGCAATGGCAAGAGACGTAGCAGAACAATCACGAAATGTAGGTTCTTTCACTGAGGTAACTCTTAAAGGGTCTATGGATGCAGAGATTACGGTTGGTAAAGAGCGCTCAGTACGTGTGATTGCCGATGGTGATATTATTGACCGAGTTATCACTGAAGTACGAGGTGACACACTTTACCTTGAAATGGAAAAGGGTTCCTACCGTAATATCAAAAAACTGGAAGTGATCATTACTGTACCAAAGCTTGAAGCTGCGGGTATCTATGGTTCAGGTGATATGAGCATTGAAAACGCAAAAGCTGATAGCTTTGAACTTGATCTTAAAGGGTCTGGTGATGCTGTGCTTTCTGGTGCTGAATTCGGAGATTTCACAATCGATCTAGCTGGTTCTGGCGACATTAATGTTGAAGGTTCATGTAGTGATCTGAAACTTGATCTCCGTGGTTCTGGCGATGTATCAGCCCGCCGTATGGAGTGTGAAAGCGCTGATGTTGATCTGCGTGGTTCTGGTGATATTAGCTTTTATGCATCGAAGCAGGCTGGTGTATCTGTACGTGGTTCCGGCGATGTTGATGTTTACGGTCAGCCAAGTAATGTACGTTCAAACGTACGCGGTTCTGGCGACGTAAATATTCGCTAAACGATATATAAATATTAAAGAAAAAGCCTCTGCCAGTTCGGTAGGGGCTTTTTTATTGCACTGTTATAAACTAACGAAATAGAGCTATCTTTAAATGGCCTTAATTGGGCCTCGCTCAGGCCTTATTGGGGCTTCTATATATAGCTGTTGGCCTCGACTGGCCCAGCTAGCGGTTTCATGAACCTATGCCCCCTTATGACCGTACAAAACACAGCTGGGCCAGCTTTTCTCACCTATTCACTAAAGCGTTAATTCTTCTTGGTTTTGTATAGCTCTATTGTGTTGGCTTATTTGTGGTAAGCTGGAGAGAATCCATGAAATTATATGAATTATGTGGTGAGAACAGGCAGGTGTGTTTTGGGCCATATGTATGGCGCACTAAATATTTTCTCGCACATAAAGGCCTTTCTTATGAAACTGTGCCGTTGCGTTTTGTTGAAAAATCACAAATCGACGGTGAGGGTGCTCAGCGTTTTCCAACACTTGAAGATGGCGGCAAGCTAGTTGGTGATAGCTTTGAAATTGCACAGTATCTGGATGAAGCATATCCAGAAAATAAGATTTTTGGTTCAGAAGCAGAACTTGCTCAGGCCCATTCGCTTCAGGCATCCATCAACAGCATTGTGCTGTTCGGGATTTTTACTTGCGTTGCAGTAGATGTATGGAAACAGCTTGATGAGGCTTCTCAGACCTATTTCCGGGAAACAAGAGAAAAGGCAGTTGGACAAAGCCTGGAGGATTTCGTATCGGGCCGTGAAACACGCGTTGAGGATTTCCGTAAGCAGCTTGATTTCCTACGGGCTCCTCTGACGTCTTTCCCATACCTTAGTGGTAATCAGCCGGGTTGGCTTGATTATACGCTGATGGGTACTTTCATGTG
This DNA window, taken from Kordiimonas sp. SCSIO 12603, encodes the following:
- a CDS encoding ABC transporter substrate-binding protein; amino-acid sequence: MLKAFQLFFSMMSLLVLEYTAHADDKITIAIDGGIPPYVYPDSKEGIDVDIIRKAAELGGLSIDFLVSPYNRVERLLIDKKVQAAVSYTPNSAYGAVSMPIRYWHDGLIIRRGVDFSRENWGNLKWGTFPAVEASLGEEIRELLPYLKAAEIIDNTPQATRMMHAGRMDAYVGDLVAFKHYFEGLRSEEGGEDFEVIQIYKPVPYYLMFVKPANRDAFNRGLKTLKESGQYDWIWAKHILFGIQSAQF
- a CDS encoding helix-turn-helix transcriptional regulator, coding for MDKNDSLKALNALSNETRLDVFRLLVKAGEAGMPAGAISEELGIVQNTMSSGLSILAAAGLIRGDREGRSIRYYAEMDGMRGLLAFLMEDCCGGNPETCAPLLSELTPKC
- the arsB gene encoding ACR3 family arsenite efflux transporter, which translates into the protein MATDTVMPTEAPAGGIGFFEKWLSLWVAICIAAGIGLGSFFPSVFETLASLEYASVNLVVAVLIWAMVYPMMVNVDFASLRYIGDRPKGLVVTILVNWLVKPFSMAALGVLFFEGVFADMISPSDAQEYIAGLILLGAAPCTAMVFVWSQMTKGDATYTLVQVSVNDVIMIFAFAPIVAFLLGVTDITVPWDTLLISVGLYVIIPLAAGALTRKVLIKNDGNTSAVDKFTGSVKPFSIIGLLGTVVLLFGFQGQIILERPVLIAIIAVPLLIQSYGIFIIAYGAAWLWRIPFNVAAPCALIGTSNFFELAVAVAISLFGLHSGAALATVVGVLVEVPVMLSLVALANATRGYFAAE
- a CDS encoding head GIN domain-containing protein — protein: MKNSVFLRRSLFGMAAAGVVAASFISTGGNATYADMVSETRDLEAFTKITILGAAELDVTAGKSQEVTVRTEDDFLEEVETYVKNGTLYIDMREKDRRRRFWDNVDVEVKINVENLEAIEVLGAIDGDFNDIDAENFDIEIKGAADLDIEGTCGTLNLDVKGAGDIDAKNFECSSVEVQVKGAGSASVFAKEDIDADVSGVGSISIYGEPAKVRKHVGGIGSISIK
- a CDS encoding diacylglycerol kinase family protein — encoded protein: MPKNPYIAVISNPAAGQRSGPFLWGVINRLKKKGAKVDLIVTEAPGHAVKLAADLSTEGSVDLIVAAGGDGTLREVAEGLNGSDVPLGIIPAGTANVMARELGYMKKGVKSVKRVSKILLKNRKRPVYPFQLAHEGKSTIGLCWLGAGFDAAVLQYVNPWMKSKIGRAAFAPAMIKTMIKEPRKPSVPWQSGDTTGVAGWIILANIAKYAGPFVLTEKTAVDQRGLAWLRFKKVGAIARLVDQILLPFKPLDVRGETQELLSGEVIIGDGNTPIQLDGDLIGFGPVSVQSQEKPIMFKAGEVNSRS
- a CDS encoding ABC transporter permease subunit → MLLRIAANEFRYMFKSPQTIVTFAIFFLLPFMAMVFSDNVQIGAGGNVKVNSPFAIAQINLILNLFSVFVAPAFMANAVLKDSENKMDGILFSTPITKEAYLFGRFIGAFLAMFVAMSGTPIGMAIGSAWPTLDPETVLPFSFGNYAYTFFALTGPTLLVMGSLFFAIAVMTRSLMGTYLIAMGVLILYFISARFFREPEMREIMAIVDPFLIRGMQEVTRYWTAVERNTLLLTYEGLILTNRLVWFAVSGGLVALAYGTFSFRKPAKLPKEKKAKKQDQPKVATAPRLTPTWTRSTYFSQFMMRTKFEVGSVVKSLPFMIIIGFSLFMMISALLNRNLAYGLDALPVTRLMINAVQGGLGVGLIIVLIFYSADIIWRERHSGVHEIVDASPIPSNIFVASKLVSLAVVLAIILSVGVILAIGVQILSGYGEIDLGLYMQRGIYRALLGFVLIAVLSSFLQVIAKNRFVGMMLMMLYFISTLILSSMGFEHPLYLFGSGITAPMSDMNGNGRFLSGDNWINLYWSFFSVILIMLSYMLWNRGTLQPIKLRLRALRGFKKPVPAVVAILALIGFAASGRYIYYNTNILNDYLTGDDIEELRAEYEEKYRQYEDLPMPRIVDVKIDVDLYPYKRRVETRGKQVLKNKTGEVINTVHMVFPGGIDEIPMVELEGGSIESIDEDYSYYIFKMDEPIQPGEERKLAFETIIQQRGFRHSGADVTLVRNGTFINNGNITPTIGFSRGLMIQDRNTRRKRGLEPLPRTPKLEDESQYSTNYISSDSDFVTFETTVSTVADQIAVAPGYLQKEWAEGDRRYFHYTMDAPILNFYSYLSADYTVVRDEVDGVDIEVYHHAPHTYNVNRMIESVKDSIRYFSKAFSPYQHKQLRILEFPAYRSFAQAFPNTVPYSEGIGFIADLSDPNAIDLAYYVTAHEVAHQWWAHQVMSANTQGGTVLVETLAQYGAMLVMEQKYGPHQMRKFLKYELDRYLRGRSSDPEGELPLYRVENQQYIHYRKGSVVMYALKDYLGEEVVNRALSRLIEERGFSGEPYATTLDLLRILKEEAGPEHEQLIEDLFERITLFDLKADGVTVTPMEDGKYKVVMTIDAAKFEADNVGNETDLTLNDLVDIGVFTARPDDAGFGAENVLYLQKQRITADTKTIEIIVDGKPAFVGIDPYNKLVDRNSNDNIKEVVEEQLVDAG
- the arsH gene encoding arsenical resistance protein ArsH, with translation MSEFDMQNIHEDSWKTIDETALFAPDQVGHKPRILLLYGSLRKRSFSRLVTEEAARILERFGAEVKTFNPSGLPLPDDDVDESHEKVQELRDMVQWSEGMVWCSPERHGSMTGIMKSQIDWIPLSLGAVRPTQGKTLAVMQVCGGSQSFNAVNQLRILGRWMRMITIPNQSSVAKAFLEFDDNDRMKPSGYYDRIVDVMEELVKFTLLTRGRSDYLVDRYSERKESAEELMARVNQRKL
- a CDS encoding DUF2794 domain-containing protein, whose protein sequence is MDETSASFHPAFEQSHSSIKKPSKTVYFMRQELNQILNVYGKMVAACEWHDYAIDHLDDMAIFSIHRRASEMPLYRIIKEPALAGKQGMWRILGMNNQILKRGRDLKTMLKYFDRRLFKSVN
- a CDS encoding TonB-dependent receptor — encoded protein: MKKHTAVCMKSVSAIALMATGLIAPSVAAQDEYSLEEIVVTATKRASSIQDVPFSINAQSQADIQRSGAKNIEDLSRNIAGLTIQNLGPGQSQVSIRGVSAGQIVRDQPGVKEQVGVYLDESVISLSLFTPDLDFYDLNRVETLRGPQGTLFGSGSIGGTIRYITNQPNVEEFEGSAEIDLNQIDGGGFGGSAKGMINVPFGDGLGAFRAVAYHTEYGGYIDAIREGGTIDENVNSGNRTGGRLAFTFKPSDTVTITPRIIYQEIDTDGFNRQEVFNLYANPFTDASAEGGRAPVTFEERQQFLLLDEGFKDETLIADLNIEVGFDGFDVTAISSYTDRDILVSRDASALTGSVSVDLGFPDEAVLLPSNLRDSTKVEQFTQELRFSSNGDGPFQWIIGGFYSNTDRFYQQFLPTPGYDAFTDQVLGAGTAEATRAGVGPADSPFFSELPYTLEQIAVFGEVSYDVTDRLNITVGGRYYDYDEEREIDQVGLFGSGTVDQVDSTSSNGFTPRFLLSYDLTEEVTLNAQASKGFRLGGVNDPLNTPLCNPEDLDTFGSFQNYDDETLWNYEVGVKVNTGNISFNAAAFYNDISNLQVTLDAGSCSSRITFNVEEAHTLGVEAEFKARLFDGFDVSFAGSVLEAEFDSTVTSAGAVLGGVREGNRLASTPEYNFGTTASYTFPFEIAGDGVEAYVAGTFSVRGSIFTQPSDQEASGDFVSNLAFGGASGTDVTSVDLELDSYKTANLSFGIFKDEWEFVLYVNNIFDENANLSFDRERGGRARLGFRTNQPRTFGAVYRINF